The Methanomethylovorans hollandica DSM 15978 genome includes a region encoding these proteins:
- a CDS encoding SIMPL domain-containing protein, with the protein MSQENQKDRSYLAIIALSVVLVVMALTIYAISQSGSNTADTITMSGYAEEKVVPDTATLSIGVVVQDDTAKAASDQNAALMSAVVTELKALGLEDRELQTSYVSVYPVYNYDKEQNITSYSASNSVQVTTTKLGNLSEIIDRSTAAGANQIGSISFSVSDDRQEQLREDLMNKAITDASTKANALASSLDLKVKGVQTASISENGNSKVYYAVPEAAADAAAGPVATPIEPGESTVSISVQVTYYIG; encoded by the coding sequence ATGTCACAGGAAAATCAAAAAGATAGATCCTATTTAGCTATCATTGCGCTATCAGTTGTCCTTGTGGTGATGGCGTTAACGATATACGCCATCTCGCAGAGTGGATCAAATACTGCAGACACAATAACCATGAGCGGATACGCAGAAGAGAAGGTAGTGCCTGACACAGCCACCTTAAGCATAGGTGTGGTGGTCCAGGATGATACTGCAAAGGCCGCATCTGATCAGAACGCAGCCCTCATGAGCGCTGTCGTCACAGAACTCAAGGCATTGGGTCTGGAGGACCGGGAACTACAGACATCCTATGTCTCTGTGTATCCTGTCTACAACTATGACAAAGAACAGAATATCACAAGTTACTCTGCATCCAACAGTGTGCAGGTCACAACCACAAAACTCGGCAACCTGAGCGAGATCATCGACAGGTCAACAGCTGCAGGAGCCAATCAGATAGGAAGTATTTCCTTCTCAGTATCTGATGACAGGCAGGAACAGCTCCGTGAGGACCTTATGAACAAAGCCATAACCGATGCTTCCACAAAGGCCAATGCACTTGCCAGCAGCCTGGATCTTAAGGTTAAAGGTGTGCAGACAGCATCCATATCCGAGAATGGAAACTCCAAGGTCTACTATGCAGTGCCAGAAGCAGCAGCAGATGCAGCAGCAGGACCTGTTGCCACACCAATTGAGCCAGGAGAGTCCACTGTTTCAATTTCAGTACAGGTCACATACTACATCGGATAA
- a CDS encoding M18 family aminopeptidase: MDYISDFFGFMKKATTSVQTVDAIRERLKAAGFMELEMNESWMLNGSEKYYLTPYPSMLVGFTVGSGKFPIRSVKMIAAHTDNPGFRIKPNPEVNSEGMLTLNVERYGGPILNTWFDRPLSIAGRIAVRSDEVLKPRVIHLDFKRPILIIPNLAIHMNREVNKGIEIKVQKEMQPLLTQLIEDEIKDKYLLKLVAKEAGVRCEDILDMDLNVYCYEEGMLVGSNEEFISCPRIDDLSMVYTAMEALVGSKHEHGINMVVFMDNEEIGSMTRQGADSVILSNVLERIRMGTEKTQNTEQISIHQAMNFFVISADCAHGLHPNYSEKSDITNKPVMNKGMAIKISCNRSYASEVDTIAAFQQLCDRAGVKYQKFVNHSDQPGGTTLGPLISKYMPVHVVDVGVPMLAMHSSRELMGKQDFLDSIGIFRTFFQLQE, from the coding sequence ATGGATTATATCAGTGATTTTTTTGGATTTATGAAAAAGGCGACAACATCTGTTCAGACGGTGGATGCCATAAGAGAACGTCTGAAAGCTGCAGGTTTTATGGAACTGGAAATGAATGAGTCATGGATGTTGAATGGATCGGAGAAATACTATCTGACCCCCTATCCTTCCATGTTGGTGGGCTTTACTGTCGGAAGCGGTAAGTTTCCGATAAGAAGTGTGAAGATGATCGCTGCTCACACAGATAATCCCGGATTTCGGATCAAACCCAATCCTGAGGTTAACAGTGAAGGAATGCTGACACTGAATGTGGAACGTTACGGCGGACCTATTCTGAACACATGGTTCGACCGTCCTTTATCCATCGCCGGAAGAATAGCCGTGAGATCCGATGAGGTGCTGAAGCCAAGAGTGATACATCTGGATTTTAAAAGACCTATACTTATCATCCCTAATCTGGCCATACATATGAACCGCGAGGTCAATAAAGGAATAGAGATCAAGGTTCAAAAAGAAATGCAGCCTCTCTTGACCCAGTTGATTGAAGATGAGATTAAGGATAAATATCTGCTGAAACTGGTTGCTAAGGAGGCTGGGGTACGTTGTGAAGATATTCTGGACATGGACCTGAATGTATATTGTTATGAAGAAGGCATGCTGGTGGGCTCAAATGAAGAATTTATTTCCTGTCCGAGGATCGACGATCTGTCCATGGTATACACTGCTATGGAAGCTCTTGTGGGATCAAAGCATGAGCACGGGATCAACATGGTGGTATTCATGGACAATGAGGAGATTGGTTCTATGACCAGGCAAGGTGCTGACTCCGTGATACTGAGCAATGTTCTGGAAAGGATCCGTATGGGAACAGAGAAAACACAGAACACGGAACAAATATCCATCCATCAGGCGATGAACTTCTTTGTGATCTCTGCCGACTGTGCCCATGGGCTGCATCCCAATTACAGTGAAAAGAGCGATATCACCAATAAGCCTGTAATGAACAAAGGGATGGCCATTAAGATCAGTTGCAATCGTTCCTATGCATCTGAGGTGGATACTATTGCAGCTTTTCAGCAGCTGTGCGACAGGGCAGGTGTGAAATATCAAAAATTTGTGAACCATTCCGATCAACCAGGAGGAACGACCCTGGGTCCTTTGATCAGCAAATATATGCCTGTTCATGTGGTGGATGTAGGAGTGCCGATGCTGGCAATGCATTCATCCAGGGAGTTGATGGGCAAACAGGATTTCCTGGATTCCATCGGGATTTTCAGGACATTTTTCCAATTGCAGGAGTGA
- a CDS encoding helix-turn-helix transcriptional regulator, with product MKKNLLDVLFLSEKRKMVLLLLRDRARETEYLLKSLDTTRQALLPQIKILEEHYLVDHYDDIYELTTVGKIIVNDMVPLLDTLDTFDIDIDYWSTHEIDFIPSELLKRMGELKDCDIVSPSLTDIFSFHSLFHVNNKMPDSVYTVTAFLYPEFDSLLREMLENNISSYFIFSQELLDKIITEHHTEFETLLKNDNFKMYVYNKDMRVLFFTFDDTHLLMSLLRTNGEVDNKYILCTSRKALEWAKELFEYYLENSTPITKI from the coding sequence ATGAAAAAAAATTTGCTTGATGTTCTTTTCCTGTCAGAGAAGAGAAAAATGGTTCTTCTATTACTGAGAGATAGAGCAAGGGAAACCGAATACCTGCTCAAATCTCTGGATACTACCAGACAGGCACTCCTCCCCCAGATCAAAATATTGGAAGAACACTATCTTGTTGATCACTATGATGATATTTATGAGTTGACAACCGTTGGAAAAATCATTGTCAATGATATGGTCCCTTTACTAGATACTCTTGATACTTTTGATATAGATATCGATTACTGGAGTACTCATGAAATTGATTTTATACCATCTGAACTCCTGAAGAGAATGGGTGAGCTTAAGGACTGTGATATAGTAAGTCCGTCTCTAACAGATATATTTTCGTTCCATAGTTTATTTCATGTTAATAATAAAATGCCCGATTCGGTCTATACGGTCACTGCTTTTCTTTATCCTGAATTTGACTCGTTACTTAGAGAAATGCTTGAGAATAATATCAGTAGCTACTTTATTTTCTCTCAGGAACTGCTGGATAAAATAATAACAGAACATCATACGGAGTTTGAAACCCTTCTTAAAAATGATAACTTCAAGATGTATGTTTACAATAAGGATATGAGGGTCTTGTTCTTTACATTTGATGATACCCACCTTCTGATGAGTTTATTAAGAACCAATGGAGAAGTTGATAATAAGTACATATTATGTACCTCCAGAAAGGCTCTTGAGTGGGCAAAAGAACTTTTCGAATATTATTTAGAAAATTCCACACCAATAACTAAAATATGA
- a CDS encoding AMP-binding protein — MTAEKSHYLTPHEVAKKLRVETKTVHTWLQEGTMDGLKLGRLWRIPRAQLEQADDNCFTKNTHLLNIKEIPRNMCDYNKVREEWNNEIPEYFNFGYDVIDAWAKEDRNKLAMIWVDQHGEEKKYTFRDMMKLSNQAANILLKYEINKGDRVLLMLHRVPEWWVFVIALIKLGAVVCPCPTLLTPSDLQYRINAGKFKMIITDMENAPKIDEIRDECPTLKECMVIDGEAENWISFQYELLYPAPVSHHSVSIPALTHSTDPMLIYFTSGTTGKAKMALHNHAYPLGHRVTAELWQDLTENDLHFTFSDTGWAKCAWGKIFGQWIAGSCIFVYDTRGKFEATELLPLIEKYEVTTFCCPPTVYRMLILADLSKFDLDQLRHCCSAGEPLNPEVIKVWKEGTGLNIYEGYGQTETCCAIASFACLENKPGSMGKPSPGWNIELHDEHGNKVNNFEEGRIAISLDPRPVGLFVKYLNNDEENEKSFQNGFYYTGDKAYMDDDGYFWFVGRDDDVIKSSGYRIGPFEVESALLEHPAVQESAVIGSPDNIRGMIVKAFVVLNEGFEPSEKLIQELQNHVKHTTAPYKYPRSIDFVHELPKTIGGKIMRKKLREIEIKELQSE; from the coding sequence ATGACAGCAGAAAAATCACACTATCTCACGCCACATGAAGTGGCTAAAAAGCTCAGGGTCGAAACAAAGACGGTGCATACATGGCTGCAGGAAGGGACCATGGATGGATTAAAACTAGGTAGACTCTGGAGAATTCCACGCGCACAGCTGGAACAGGCAGATGATAACTGTTTTACAAAGAACACACATCTATTGAACATTAAAGAGATCCCGCGCAATATGTGCGACTATAATAAGGTAAGAGAAGAATGGAACAATGAGATCCCTGAATATTTCAATTTCGGATATGACGTCATTGATGCCTGGGCAAAGGAAGACCGTAATAAACTTGCCATGATCTGGGTCGATCAGCATGGTGAAGAGAAAAAGTACACCTTCAGAGACATGATGAAACTCTCCAATCAGGCGGCAAACATTCTTCTCAAATACGAGATCAACAAAGGAGACCGGGTCCTCCTGATGCTTCACCGTGTTCCAGAATGGTGGGTATTCGTAATTGCACTGATCAAACTTGGTGCTGTGGTATGCCCTTGTCCGACACTTCTGACACCAAGTGATCTTCAGTACAGGATCAATGCAGGTAAATTCAAAATGATCATCACTGACATGGAAAATGCACCTAAAATCGATGAGATCAGAGATGAATGTCCGACTCTTAAAGAATGCATGGTTATCGACGGAGAAGCAGAGAACTGGATCAGTTTTCAATATGAACTCCTGTACCCTGCACCTGTTTCACATCACTCGGTATCAATACCGGCACTTACCCACTCCACAGACCCTATGCTGATCTATTTCACCTCAGGAACTACTGGCAAAGCCAAGATGGCACTTCACAACCATGCATATCCTTTAGGTCACAGGGTCACTGCAGAACTGTGGCAGGACCTTACAGAGAACGACCTGCATTTCACCTTCTCTGATACCGGCTGGGCAAAATGTGCATGGGGTAAAATATTTGGCCAGTGGATCGCTGGTTCATGTATCTTCGTGTATGACACCAGAGGAAAGTTCGAGGCAACTGAGCTGCTTCCGCTGATCGAGAAATATGAAGTCACAACCTTCTGTTGCCCACCCACTGTCTACAGAATGCTCATACTTGCTGACCTGAGCAAGTTCGATCTTGATCAGCTCCGTCACTGTTGTAGCGCAGGTGAACCGCTGAACCCTGAAGTTATCAAAGTCTGGAAGGAGGGAACAGGTCTTAACATCTATGAAGGCTACGGCCAGACAGAAACCTGCTGTGCTATCGCATCCTTTGCGTGCCTGGAGAACAAGCCGGGTTCAATGGGAAAACCTTCTCCGGGATGGAATATTGAGCTGCATGATGAGCATGGGAACAAGGTCAATAACTTTGAAGAAGGAAGGATCGCCATCTCACTTGATCCACGTCCTGTGGGTCTTTTTGTCAAATACCTTAATAATGATGAAGAGAATGAAAAATCATTCCAGAACGGATTCTATTACACCGGCGATAAGGCATATATGGATGATGACGGCTACTTCTGGTTCGTAGGCCGCGATGACGATGTCATCAAGAGCTCAGGATACAGGATAGGTCCTTTTGAAGTAGAGAGTGCGCTTCTTGAACATCCTGCTGTTCAGGAATCTGCTGTGATTGGGTCTCCGGATAACATAAGAGGTATGATAGTCAAGGCTTTTGTTGTACTGAACGAAGGTTTTGAACCTTCGGAGAAACTGATACAGGAACTTCAGAACCATGTGAAGCACACAACAGCACCATACAAATACCCGCGATCTATTGACTTCGTGCATGAACTGCCCAAAACCATCGGAGGTAAGATCATGCGAAAGAAACTACGGGAAATTGAAATCAAAGAGCTTCAAAGTGAATGA
- a CDS encoding GNAT family N-acetyltransferase, whose amino-acid sequence MERTEMSILIRQEEEHDFKNVEHMTREAFWDLYKPGCDEHLVLHKIRKVPAFVKELDLIACDDDRIVGNIIYSKSKVVNEESREFEVLCMGPIAVLPSCQKQGIGSLLMNHSLEKARQLGYKAVIIFGNPDYYQRFGFRNAAKYNIQTSTGENFDAFMALELYDGSLKGISGKFYADEVFETDAEELEEFEKGFPPKVKHVTDTQLK is encoded by the coding sequence ATGGAGAGAACAGAAATGAGCATTTTGATCAGGCAAGAAGAAGAGCATGACTTTAAAAATGTAGAACATATGACAAGAGAAGCATTCTGGGATCTTTACAAACCAGGATGTGACGAACATCTGGTATTACATAAAATAAGAAAAGTACCTGCATTTGTAAAAGAACTTGACCTAATTGCATGTGATGATGACCGGATTGTCGGCAATATAATCTATTCCAAATCTAAAGTCGTAAATGAAGAAAGCAGAGAATTTGAAGTTTTATGTATGGGGCCAATTGCAGTATTGCCCTCATGCCAAAAGCAAGGTATAGGTTCTTTATTGATGAATCATTCCCTTGAAAAGGCAAGACAGTTGGGATATAAAGCCGTAATTATTTTCGGAAACCCGGATTATTATCAACGTTTTGGTTTCAGAAATGCTGCAAAATATAATATTCAGACGTCTACAGGTGAAAACTTTGACGCATTCATGGCATTGGAACTCTACGATGGCAGCCTGAAGGGTATTTCAGGAAAGTTCTATGCAGATGAAGTTTTTGAAACAGACGCAGAGGAACTGGAAGAGTTTGAAAAAGGTTTTCCTCCTAAAGTTAAACATGTTACGGACACCCAATTAAAATAG
- a CDS encoding DUF4405 domain-containing protein, with product MNRMKLNYSVDVILTVIFLIVAVTGFVMYFAIPSGVPRGRYQEYIGITKATWTLIHNRSAIMMTLFTVIHLLLHKRWIYCTTKNILKKQESECSDD from the coding sequence ATGAACAGGATGAAACTAAATTATTCAGTAGATGTCATTTTGACCGTAATATTCCTGATAGTTGCAGTAACAGGATTTGTTATGTACTTTGCGATACCTTCGGGTGTGCCACGGGGGAGATATCAGGAATACATAGGAATTACAAAAGCTACATGGACGCTCATACACAACAGATCGGCCATAATGATGACCCTTTTTACAGTAATACACCTGTTATTGCATAAAAGATGGATATACTGTACTACAAAGAATATTTTGAAAAAACAAGAAAGTGAATGTAGCGATGATTGA
- a CDS encoding erythromycin esterase family protein, with the protein MYNDLNYWIKHEAITLSFDPPESFNNSIDRIIASLDDSVELLGFGEALHGGEDILILRNRLFQRLVEKHGYSAIAIESSFPRAHVVNEYIAGRGPESYEKVQDTGFSHGFGSLEANRELVEWMREYNANPSHEIKLRFYGFDSPTEMMYADSPGQVLHFVLDYLASLDNISGRYHQEIIDPLLGDYAEWENPAAMMDPTRSVGMSPNAIALRMETEDLISELNERRPEMIAKSDEDHYMEAVQYATVARKLLNYHAISARDSENRLLRLLGVRDAMMAENLLYIVSREGSRGKVLAFAHNSHLQRGKAHMQLGPYALTWWPAGAHLHEIFGPRYSNIGSAVGISDANGICQPEAGTLEALLTGLQGTVRFIPTHRGTGLPASEIAALANRSGSMKNPTYFVLTSQSLTDFDWLAVLDSTTYSRGGPQLQE; encoded by the coding sequence GTGTACAATGATCTTAACTATTGGATCAAACACGAAGCAATTACTTTATCATTCGATCCTCCGGAAAGCTTCAACAATTCCATTGACAGAATAATAGCTTCACTTGATGACTCTGTTGAGCTGCTCGGCTTTGGAGAAGCCCTCCATGGAGGCGAGGACATTCTGATACTGCGCAACAGGCTCTTTCAGCGCTTGGTGGAGAAGCATGGATACAGTGCCATTGCCATCGAGAGTAGTTTTCCCAGAGCGCATGTAGTGAATGAATACATAGCTGGCCGCGGCCCCGAATCTTATGAAAAGGTACAGGACACAGGATTTAGTCACGGTTTCGGAAGCTTAGAAGCAAATCGCGAACTTGTTGAATGGATGCGGGAATACAATGCAAATCCATCCCACGAGATCAAGCTCCGGTTCTACGGCTTTGACAGTCCGACCGAAATGATGTATGCCGACAGCCCAGGCCAGGTCTTGCATTTTGTGCTGGATTACCTTGCCTCTCTTGATAACATCAGCGGCAGGTATCATCAAGAGATTATAGACCCGCTTCTTGGTGATTATGCAGAGTGGGAGAACCCCGCTGCAATGATGGATCCGACCAGATCGGTGGGCATGTCACCAAATGCTATTGCGCTTCGGATGGAGACAGAAGATCTGATTTCAGAATTAAATGAAAGACGTCCAGAAATGATAGCTAAAAGCGATGAAGATCACTATATGGAAGCCGTACAATACGCAACAGTTGCCCGGAAGTTGCTGAACTATCACGCCATATCAGCCCGGGATTCAGAAAACAGGCTATTAAGGCTTCTTGGTGTTCGCGATGCGATGATGGCGGAAAATCTGTTGTATATAGTATCCCGTGAAGGAAGCAGAGGAAAAGTTCTGGCTTTTGCACACAACAGCCATTTACAAAGAGGAAAGGCCCACATGCAACTGGGCCCTTACGCATTAACGTGGTGGCCGGCAGGAGCACATTTGCATGAGATATTTGGTCCACGTTACTCTAATATTGGTTCGGCGGTAGGCATCTCCGATGCCAACGGCATCTGTCAGCCGGAAGCAGGCACTCTTGAAGCATTGCTGACCGGTTTGCAGGGGACTGTTCGGTTCATTCCAACTCATAGAGGTACAGGACTCCCAGCTTCAGAAATCGCCGCTCTTGCAAATCGCTCGGGAAGTATGAAGAACCCTACCTACTTCGTACTAACTTCTCAGAGCCTCACAGATTTCGACTGGCTGGCTGTTCTGGATTCAACAACTTACAGCCGGGGTGGCCCACAACTTCAAGAATAG
- a CDS encoding VOC family protein, with amino-acid sequence MTEEIKDLVMHTALEIEGSTVMCSDVPPGMPFILGNNIGLVIISKEMDRIRSIFSVLKAEGTVVMDLQETFWSKLYGMVTDKFGIAWQFHHDRE; translated from the coding sequence TTGACGGAAGAAATCAAGGATTTGGTAATGCATACTGCTCTGGAAATAGAGGGAAGCACTGTGATGTGCTCTGATGTTCCCCCGGGTATGCCTTTTATCCTTGGGAACAATATCGGCCTTGTAATTATCAGTAAGGAAATGGATAGAATAAGGTCAATTTTCAGCGTACTCAAAGCTGAAGGTACTGTGGTAATGGACCTTCAGGAAACGTTCTGGAGCAAACTTTACGGCATGGTGACCGATAAGTTTGGTATTGCATGGCAATTTCATCATGATCGTGAATGA
- a CDS encoding YggS family pyridoxal phosphate-dependent enzyme, whose product MTVYENVKSILMEIGTTKLVCVTKTVDPAKINESIRAGATIIGESRVKEYEDKRDELLPCEKHLIGHLQSGKVKKAVEFFDVIQSVDSLKLIKEIDEKARARTKVQQVFLQVNIGSEPQKFGFAESEIPQMIAHIHELGNIHVQGLMCIPPFDTPEETRTYFRRMKNLFHALQQKNHDNIDIQELSMGMSNDYRIAIEEGATMVRIGSSIFGDRKY is encoded by the coding sequence ATGACAGTATATGAGAACGTTAAGTCCATCCTCATGGAAATTGGAACCACAAAACTTGTCTGTGTTACCAAAACGGTGGACCCGGCAAAGATCAATGAATCTATTCGCGCCGGAGCCACTATCATAGGAGAGAGCAGGGTTAAGGAATACGAGGACAAACGTGATGAACTGCTGCCATGTGAAAAGCACTTAATAGGCCATTTACAATCAGGAAAAGTAAAAAAAGCCGTTGAGTTCTTTGATGTGATCCAGTCGGTCGATTCCCTGAAGCTCATAAAGGAGATCGATGAGAAAGCAAGGGCAAGGACTAAGGTGCAGCAGGTCTTTCTGCAGGTAAATATTGGTAGTGAACCGCAGAAATTCGGCTTCGCAGAAAGTGAGATCCCACAGATGATTGCACATATACATGAACTCGGAAATATTCATGTGCAAGGACTAATGTGCATACCTCCTTTTGATACTCCTGAGGAAACGCGTACATATTTCAGGAGGATGAAGAACCTGTTTCACGCACTGCAGCAGAAAAACCACGATAACATCGATATCCAGGAACTGTCAATGGGTATGTCCAACGATTACAGGATAGCGATAGAGGAAGGAGCCACAATGGTGCGCATTGGCTCCTCTATATTCGGAGACAGAAAATACTAA